In the genome of Thermococcus sp., one region contains:
- a CDS encoding DUF86 domain-containing protein: MEYDDEKVTRLMSETRHALEALYELSHLPREEFLRNKHYVSSAKYNLLVAIEACIDIAYHLISKNKMRLPEDYADSFRILNERGLIGDDLTKRLVLMTRFQNRLVHIYWEIDDKFIYEILRNNLSDIEEFMDSISKALRRENQ; the protein is encoded by the coding sequence TTGGAATACGATGATGAAAAGGTAACCCGGCTCATGTCAGAGACCAGGCACGCCCTGGAAGCCCTCTATGAACTTTCGCACCTCCCAAGGGAGGAGTTTTTAAGAAACAAACACTACGTGTCAAGTGCCAAGTACAACCTTCTCGTCGCCATCGAAGCATGCATTGACATTGCTTATCACCTCATATCCAAGAACAAGATGAGACTCCCAGAAGATTATGCAGACTCGTTTAGGATCCTAAATGAGAGGGGGCTCATTGGCGATGATTTAACCAAGAGGCTTGTTCTCATGACGAGGTTTCAAAACAGGCTCGTCCATATCTACTGGGAGATCGACGATAAGTTCATTTATGAGATTCTCAGAAACAATCTGTCGGACATCGAGGAGTTTATGGATTCAATTTCAAAAGCTCTGAGGAGGGAAAACCAGTGA